In the genome of Fusarium poae strain DAOMC 252244 chromosome 1, whole genome shotgun sequence, the window GCCAGGCTGAAGTGGAAATTCGCCGAGCTCTTAGTAACTGCTCAGTGACGTCGTCAGGGCCGTGAGCTGACTTTACAACAGACACCTGTGGACTATGGGAACTGAGCTGAACTGGACTATTGAAACGGACCGTCTTGGCTTTGGTGAGAGACCCCGAAACTCCGTCATCAACTGAGCTTGGGATTTGTGCCCCACGAAACAAGAACCAAACAAGACAAGAATGGTGATCGGCGCCCCCACTTTGTTGCTGTCCATTGATCAGCATTCGGCTGGGAGAAAGAGGCTAGAGAGAATGCCCGAAGAGCGGTTGTCATTCTGGATCAGGAAGCATTGGCAAAGTGGCCGAGGCCGAGGTTGCAGAGTCTAATAACCACCTAGCATAGTTTTGGCGGGTTGGCATATTTAACATCATGGTGTTTTATGCCGCGCGCTTACCATCGAAATACAAGTGTTACAAGTGACGACAGACAGATGAATTCGCTTCGTTCTTCGCGATTTGATATCGAGATATCCGATACGTCATGAAATACGAGCTGGGGCGTTGTTGCAGTACTGGACTGACGAGCACAGCACGGTCAAGCTTTTCCGTTTTCCGGGGGAATGTGTGATCGATCAGATCACGTTGCATTCTCACTGACCTCTTTCTGCTCGTAGCGGAGACGTGGTTGTTGGTGATCGACCGACGTGGATTCCAGACGGATAATGAGATCGACATTGCGATGTGGAGGGTGTTTCTGTAGTTAGATCATGGGCATGCTGGTGGATGGTAGGACATGGATACTGTGGGAATAGTGAGACATTAAGGGTCCAGCGGTTAGAAGAGGAATCCGATGATGGTGAATTTGAATATTCAGTGTCTTTTTTTGTTGACGGTTGAGTTGAAGTTTGTAAAGAAGAGTAAGAAACGTCGTTGCTTGAAGCGAGATGGTGACCCAGTCTGCTGGTCTTCTCCAGGACCAGGATCTGGAGCGGCCATAGGGTTGCATTGGAAAGACAACCTGGACGTTACATTGTAGTAGGACCCTGACAAACAGTTCAGCAATAACAATACAGCATAACACAGTATAGACTATCATTCGTTCAGAAAACCCAATTGAGTATCGTGTTGCGAGAGTAAAAGGGGATTTCGAATGGTTTCACCTTTGTCCATATACATGCAGAGCTCTATATTTTCCACCATGATAGTTATTGACAGCGTATAATTGCGAAACTACAATGAGGAAATAAGAAGCAAATATTCTCCAGTCTCGACTCTCTCAGACCTCTACTAGTTTTCAACTATTATTCCCACGGGTCAATGCGGGTTACCTGTCAATTAGCAACCGTTTtgattcttttcttttccatctcCTCAAACTCTTATTTCTATTTCGACTCGACACGTCGGCAAAAACTAACCGGAACTAGTCAATTCGTGTCTGCAGGGGCTGCTGGACCGACTTGTTGTAGTTGAACCACTGTTGTATCGgtttcttgtttttttttttcagcTGGTGGCAACATAGAGGGGCCAGTTGAGGAAGAAGTCATTCCGTTTGTAGATAAATTTTCAAGGTTTATTTATTACATGACAGAAAAACTATCGCATCATCCACATGAAAGAGAGGCTGAAGCATAATGCATGGGGGACATTGGGTAATGCTTCTCTCTTGGCATTAAACCAGTATCATGCCAATGCCAGTTGATGCTATTGAAGTAGATCTACACAGTTCTGCAACCATCAACAAGAATTcgtgtttttttttaatgGTGGCGCAAATAAACGCTAGAAGTTCCTAAAATGGTGAAAAAGGGCTGGCCTGTTTCGTCTTGTCTTTTGTTTTGTACAGGAGTATGTAGGTTGCGCGTCAGAGTCAAACGTTGAACGCGGTCCGAAGACGTGCTAGCCTACCTAAGACAGGCGTTGAGAAACACGAAGGAGGAAGTTGAGCCGTTAAAGGGTCGAAAGGTTAATCGCTAGTGTAGAAATTGTCACGACGCAAGTTACGTTTTGCTGTGAAAACAACAAAGAATCGAAAAGAAGCCTTTGTAATGTCGCTAATGGACAGACTAGTATTGTCTGACTTGTTGATGAACGAGTCATCGTCAATTCGACTGCTACACAAAAGGCAGTCGTACAGTGAGTGTTTCACTGTGATTGGGAAACATCAGCTCTCGATGTGGGATCGGGAGATGGACCACCTGAGATCTCAAGCATCGGGTCCATCTTTTCCATGACGGGAGGAGAGCTGGACTCTGGGCTAGTTGAAGCTTTTCGTAGTGGGTAAGAAAAAGGTGGAACGAATATGGAGAAGATACggttattattaacttatttagCCGACCGATGACTTTGACCTTCGTATCGAATCTACTGACTCCATCTCGTTGGGGCATGCGAATACAACACCATGTCGTGTCGCCATAATTACTGTACAGAGTATGTACATACTACTACCTATGTAAGATGATGGGCTGTTGTTAATCAGCAAAACTTAAATGTCCAAAACTTAAATGTCATGCATTCTTACTTTTTGCCTGCCCGTTCGTTACATTCGGTTCgtaccagaccagaccatcCATGCCATCCATGTCTTGCCTGATCCTGTGTTCCTGTCaagttaaattataagataagCTGCACTGTATTCATGAGCCTAGAATCGCCCAGATGTTCGTCCAGTCCGAGTTTTTCTTTGGCTCTGGCCGCGTAGTCCTCGAGCCCGATTGGGAGACGTGAAACAAAGGGGGGCATTTGCGACCTGTCAATGGTTGTCTGTGGCTGCCAGGGGCGGCGCCTCCCCCTGGCCCGGCGTTGTAAAACGTCGTTTTGGAGTGCTGCCATTGGAGGGCATGGCTCAATTGGGAGGGGCCGGGTGCCCCTGAAAAGCCGGCACTGCAGTGTACCTGTAAAGACAgatgaaagaagagagaaaatTGAGAGAAAGTCTGACCAAGGGAAAGAAAATTCAAGGAGCCTGCAGCGTGTCTGGGGACCCTGTCGCGGATCCTTTCAGCTGGTAGGGCTCCCACTccagtacagtacagtacaggAGAGGAGACCATAAAGACCCAATGAGAATTGACTTAGCTTACCTATGTAAGTACTTTTCTacaaagagaaaaaaaggcagAGAAAAACCTGAAATGGTGGCTCACTGTCTGTGGATATTGATTGCCCCCTTCTTCAGGGACTTTGACCGGGCTCTGACCCGCTGGGCTGTGGCCGATGGAAGCACTGGAGACTACCCaagactttttattattattagttgGACAGAGAAATGGACATGAACCCACGAGGGCCCCTTTCGCGAGCCAGGCCTTTACGGGACTGTCGGTTTGTGAGTCCCGGCTTGGTATTCCTAGGATGTGCTTGGATGGCAAGGCGGAACAAACCTCAAATAGAAACAGACCTAACCATCCTTAGTACTAACTGTAGCAATATTAATCACTGTAGAAATCAACTGCCCACAGGCCAAGAGCACAGTGCTCTTCACACTCACATGAGCTTGAGCACCAGCCAAGAGCCAAGAGCCAAGCAGCACTGACTGACAAGGAAGGAACAGGGAACCTCCACCCATTCCATGATCCCAGAAATCCCGTTCGTCGATGGGCGATTGATTGACTTCAACTCTGCTGTAGCTCTTCTTTCTCGCATCCCATCTTTCTTTTCCCTCTTCATTCTCCACCAGACGACGCTCGTTCCAGTTTCCCTATAACCACCCCGGGTCTCCCCTCTTCCTCAATCCTGTCCTTTTAGATCGCTTGCCATTCCCatctttttgtttgtttcccTCTTGTCTCTCTTGCTTCCTCAGTTCTGTCTGTCCTAGGTAGCACCAACCACCAACCAACCTGTTCTTGTCCGTTGTTTCGCTGGAGAAAGAAAGGCAGATCAGATCCAACCCTCGTTTTTTTCCTGTCTTGGAAACCATTCCAAGAAAGAGAATTGTATGGCCATCGGATTGTTATAGTGCTTTGTTTGCATTTATTTCCTTGAACCCACTACATACATCATCGGCATTCATCATTGCCCACAACCCGCCTCTCGGCATCATCTAGCTCGAGCCAGTCTCCAGCACATAGATAATTATCCCTTTTCCTATTTTACCCCCTGCTGGATCTCACAAGACTCTACAAGAGACGATCATTGCGACTAAGGATTTGATATCCTACCGCCGTCTCACTCCCTGCTCGGCACTCCCAGATTTCCATATCCTAAAACGACCATTGGTTTCATCATCCGCTTGACTTGACCCAACGAGTCAATCACCTCTAGCACTTTCGGAATATTCGACTACGTCTTCGAATATCTCCGCGCCTTCGGCTCCCTGGTAGGAGTTCGATATATAATCGAGTCTGAGAATGGTCAACCGCCACGTTTCACTCTCGCCTCGCAACTCGCGCCACTCCCACTCAGGCTTTGTCCCTCTCGGTggaagcaacagcaacaactcGAACGATATGGAAGGCATTCAGCTCACGACGGTCAGGAGCAATGTCTCTACCCGCAGCGGCCTCAGAAGAGCCAACATGGGACAGCCCATGAGCCCCGACGATAGCTCTTCTCCCACAGAAAAAGAGAACCTCAATTCATCCCATGGACATCGCGGACGCCGACGAAGGATGGGCGAGGGCCTCGCCCGTACTGGTACCGGAGGAGACGATGCCTCATTGAACGCAATGGGCAGACTCTACAACAAGATTATCAACTTCTCTGTTGTCACCCGATACCTCGTATACGTCGTTCCCGTTGGTCTTCTCCTGGCGATTCCCCTGATCGTCTTGGCTGCTATTGGCAAGAAGGACGCCCTCCCTATCGGCAAATTTAATAATGATGGTGACCGAGCCGGCGACGATGGTCCTcccctgttcaagatcttcctATGGGTTCTCATTATGTGGTTGTCTTGCTGGGCTGCCAAGGTAGTTGCATGGTTCTTGCCATCCATCTTCATGTTCTTTACTGGAGTCGTCAGCAAGGGTACTCGCAAGTACGCAACTGTCCTCGGAAACCTCATTCTccccttctccttctttttctGGGCCCTGGCTTCGTATGTTACCTTCAAGAACTTGTGGCAGGATGAGGATAGAAGCAAGACCTATGTCCCCTGGGTCCGTACCATGGGCCGTGTCCTGGGAGCTCTTTTCGTCTCCTCCGCCGTCTTCCTTGGTGAAAAGGCAATTGTGCAGCTCATTGGTATTTCGTACCACCAGCGCTCATTCGCCAATCGTATCAAGGAGTCCAAGCGAGAGGTTCATCTCCTCGGTCTTCTTTTCGATGCCTCTCGCACTCTGTTCCCCCTGCATTGCCAAGAATTCTCCGATGAAGACGCCATCATTAACGATAGCATTGAGGTGATGCTTCGTGGTAAGAAGGGTCACAAGCGAAATGGCTCTGCCACTCCCATGAAGCTCATTGGAGAAGTTGGCAAGGTTGGAGACAAGGTCGCGTCCGTGTTCGGTAACCTCGCTTCTGAGATCGCTGGTAAACAAGTCTTCAACCCCAACTCGGCCCATTCCATTGTCATCGAAGCTCTTGAGAAGACCAAGTCATCTGAGGCCATGGGCCGCCGTATCTGGATGTCCTATGTTGTCGAGGGCCACGAGTCGCTCACTCTGGACGATTTTCAGGAAGTTCTTGGACCCGCTTACAAGGatgaggccgaggaggcatTCTTCATGATCGATGGCGACGATAACGGTGACATCAGTCTCGACGAGATGGTTAGAAAAACGGTTGAGATTGGTGTCGAGCGAAAGGCTATCGCTGAGGGTATGAAGGACATTGGTCAAGCTCTTCAAGCTTTCGACAAGATTCTCCTCGTCGTTGTCCTATTGGTCGTCATCTTTGTTTTCCGTAAGTATCAACTTGACTTGTCCGCTTGACTTAAACTAACATGCGTCTAGTTGCCTTCTTCCAGAGCAGTTTCATTGCAACCCTTACCACTGCCGGAACCACCCTTCTCTCACTCTCCTTCATCTTCGCGGTTACTGCCCAGGAGTTCCTTGGTTCTTGTATCTTCCTGTTCGTCAAGCACCCTTACGATGTTGGTGACCGTGTCGATATCACCAGCACCAAGATGGTTGTCAACAAGATCTCTCTCTTGTACTCTGTTTTCCACCGCCTTGACACCATGCAAACTGTCCAGATTCCCAACATTCAGCTCAACAACATGTGGATCGAGAACATCTCTCGTAGCAAGTCCATGCACGAGACCATCGAAGTTAATGTTTCATTTGATACATCTTTCGAGGATATTGAGCTGCTCCGCATTGAGATGGAGAAGTTCGTCCGTCTGCCCGAGAACGCCCGTGACTTCCAGCCCGATCTTAGCATCAGCGTCGGCGGCGTTGGTAACCTCGACAAGCTGCTGCTCTATGTTACTATCGCTCACAAGTCCAACTGGCACAACGACGCCGTCCGTTCTAGCCGCCGCTCCAAATTCATGTGTGCCCTGGCTCTGGCTTTGAAGAAGGTTCCCATCATTGCTcccggtggtggtggtgagcCTCTGGGCGGACCCACCAACCCTTCATACTCAGTCACGGTCACCGATGATTTTGCCAAGAAGAGCCGTGATgatgctgccaaggccaCCGATGAGGCTCGCATGGTCCCAACCTCAAAGCAGGAGAACACTGCTGAGGCTGAAGCCGCGGCTGCTGAAGGATTTAATGCGCGCCCAGCTGCCGCTGGCCTCGGTGTCTGGGACAACAGCGATAACCACACACTGGATGGCCACGACGATTCGCGCCGTAGCAGAGATATTGAAACCCTGCGTACAGATCTCAAGCGTGAGAGTACTCGCGGTCGTCGCAAGGCCGGTGAAGCTGTGCCTTCACTTTCACTTGAGACAGCTCCTCGTGCCAGCATCCAACTGACGCAAGCAAGCCCTCACAGCGCCACCCACGGCCCCTTCGATGAGGAGGCCGAGACTGGTATGGGCTCAACACCCTATCACTCCAACCTTGCTCCTGGGTCCTCCCACCAGGGCTCTCAAGGCTATCAACCATATGCCAGCAGCAGTAACCAATACAACACTGCCCATCCTCTGCAACGACCCGGCCAGGGACCACCTGGACCACCTCCTCAAGGACCACCTCCCGCTCCCCAGCGCTAGTGGACCTGGAACTGATTCAGAAGACGCGTAACGGCTGAACATTGTGTATTGATAGTAATATTGAGGAGGTCATTTGGGTCGGGATTGGATTTTTTTATGTTGGCATTCGGTGCACTCGAGAGGCTAGGACAGTCATCTCCTTTTTTACTACTCAGATTGGTTCATTCACATAAAATTGGGCGGTGTATCGGTTTATGAAAGTCATTCAAGAACTGCGAATCAGCAGCTCTCATCTTCACGAATTAAAGAATCTAGAATATTATTAcaccttataaatatttttcaACACCATGTCTCATTATTTTATCATGATGCCTATTGAACACTTTTAACAGTCGTGCTCTGGTGCTGGGACATCGCCGTCCTTGGCTCCCAGGTCAGTCTTGAGAACACGACCAAAGAGCTCTAGCAGGACCTCAAAGCAGATCTTGGTAATAGCGGGATCGTAACGACCCTTGCTGAgctcgtcacggatgaaGGCATGCTGGGCCCAGGCAAACTCGTAGAAGCTAGTCACGACACCAGCCTCACGGAGCTTGGCACGGATGAGATCACGACCAGCGTCAGGGACGTGAGTATCCTTCACTCCAAAGATCATGGCAACCTCACCCTTGAATTTGTGAAAAAGGTCCAAAGTATGGTTGCTGTCGGCAGGAGCGGTAGAGGAAGTGTTGGGAGCATCGTAAGGACCAAGAGTGCGAGAGTGGATATCTGTAGCGAAGTAACCGACACAAGCAGAAATGCGAGGGTCAAGCTGGGACGGAGTCAGTATGAAATATGGAACCACATTAATAAGAAACACTTACAGCAGCGCGGACAGCAAGATGGCCGCCAAGGCACATGCCTGTGGAACCAATGCGTCCTGTGCAAGTGGGAAGTGAGAGGAGGTAGTCGACAGTGGCATACGAGTCGGCGTCGTAAGACTCGAGAgtctataaattattaacATGAGTTCATAGTATGATcagataggtaggtatggtATGATGTCACCTTTTCGATCTTGAATTTGTTGCCGCGGTCAGTATCCTCAACGTCGTACTTGAGAGGCTCTGGGCCTGTAAAGTCATGATATGACGAAGGTGCAGCAACGATGTAGCCCTGGCCAGCAATCTGGCGGGCAAACCGAGCTACAGGACCGGTGACTGAAGATGTAAGTTGGAGTTTCGCATAGGTAAGGAAGAAGGAGTAAATTGAATACTGACCTTGGTAAATCTCACTGAAGAGACTCACACCAGGGAATCGTCTGGAAATTGGTTAGTGGGCGACAGATCAGGTAGACCTCACAAGACTCACGCATTAGGATATCCGGGAATAGTAGGATGAAAGACAAAGATACCTGATCACGTATGAGTTCTTGGTATTATAACTTGATGAGATGTGAGTAGCGACGCACGCATAGTGCCATCCTTGCCATTGGCAGTGGTAGGAACATCGACATGAGACTCTTTGATCAACATTTTGGCAGTTTATCCCCAGACTTTTGATTGTGAGAAAGATAAGGATAAGAAATATGAGTTGTATTGTGGTTGATGAACTTGTATCGACAAAACCTCATATCATGATCAACCCAGTTCCCCTCGCTGCGTGCCCCTCGGCGGGGTGTTACATACATCCATCCTGCAAGTTAATGACTTATGATTGGTTGAGAGAGGTATGATTCAAGCTTCATCAGCTTATCCGCTGTGGTACCGGTCCGATCCCGCTAGAACCCGCTGTTGGGTATCAAAAGAGCCATCGGAGGAGTAGGGACTGTATTTCGAGTATCACAGCAAAAGCACATGCTTTagccagagaagaagagctaTTAAGAGCAGCTGATGACATGCGCTGTACGTGAAAGGCAGCTGCTTCAACGTTGGTAGCGTGACCGCCTTTTTTAAAGACAACAACTAACTACCCGTTGAATGCAGAACATGTGGCAGGGATGGATCTCAAGACTCCATTTAATTAAACAAATGCCCTGACTTAGGACCTGACCTGCATACAAAAAGGAGTTGATAGGCGTAGAAGGAGGCTGGTTTGGTGGTGAAGGTGGAACCTCTACTAACAAAATGTCTAGCTGGAGAGTGTAGAGTACTAAGGTACGTACCTCCCGACTTTAACTGGACTGTGGACTGGATCTCTCGTCACAAGGATCTGGCCCATCAGGTCTCGTCTCCATCGTCTTGTCCAGGTGGTCACAACTTTGGGTCTCCCGACTGTCTTTATTCGCCCCAACAACTCTCAATCCCGTTTTGGTTCATCTCTTCTCCAAAACCTGGTCgtggtttttttttctttctcttttcacTACAAAATATATCGTCACAATAACATAAACTTGTCTAGTTAGCGAGGGTCGCCACCCGTACTTTTCCACGGATGCACCTCCCAGAGCTCGAATAAAACCAACAGCTACACATACACATACACTCTCGATATATACCACAATCGCATATCATGAACGGCCATTTCTCTGCCGTCGGCGAGACGCCGGGGGCTGGAAGCTATGAGCATGGCGTCCAAGTTATCGACGAGGACAAGGAGTTCAAGTACGTCTACAATACAGCTCTCCTTTCTCCGCCATTTTGGTTATCATGATGCCTTCTAACACGTCACAGCACCCACATCAGCGAGTATCTCCAAAAAACCAATGTCGCCGATTCGGGCTTCAACTACCATCTTATTTCCGTCTTTGGCTCTCAGTCCACTGGAAAGTCCACCCTGCTCAACAATCTCTTTGGCACCGACTTCTCCGTCATGTCGGAAACGGAGCGTCGACAAACCACCAAGGGTATCTGGATGTCCAAGAACAAGCGGGAGACGAGCGCAGGCACCCCGATGTCGGAGAACATCCTCGTCATGGACGTTGAGGGTACAGATGGCCGAGAGCGTGGCGAGGACCAGGACTTTGAGCGCAAGAGTGCCCTGTTTGCGCTGGCTACCAGCGAGGTTCTGATCGTCAATATCTGGGAGCACCAGGTTGGCCTGTATCAGGGTGCCAACATGGGTCTCCTCAAGACCGTCTTCGAAGTCAATTTGCAGATCTTCCTCAAGGACAAACAGTAAGCTACACCGTTCATAGTAGCATGCGTATGCGCGATTACTAACACTGCTTCAGGTCAACTCCTAGATCTCTACTCTTCTTCGTCATTCGAGATCACCTTGGCACCACCCCCCTCGGTAACCTACGGACGACCCTTATCCAGGACTTGACCAAGATCTGGTCGTCCATCTCCAAGCCTCAGGGACTCGAAGGCTCGCGCATCGAGGACTACTTCGATTTTGGCTTCGCTGCTCTGCCCCACAAGATACTGCAGGCTGATAAGTTCACCGAGGAGGTTCAGAAGCTTGGTGCTCGATTCACAGCCGGTCACAGGCACGGCAAGCCTGGCTTGCACGGCGACCAAGAGCTTGAGGGCGGCCTTTTCCTCTCTGAATACCACCGACGCATCCCCGCCGATGGTTTCTCTGTATATGCCGAGGGTATCTGGGACCAGATTGTGAACAACAAGGATCTGGACCTGCCCACGCAGCAGGAGCTTCTGGCTCAGTTCCGCTGTGACGAGATCGCCCGGGAAGTCCAAATTGACTTTGACGTGATCATTGCCCCGCTCGAAGAGAAGCAGAGCGAAGCAACCAAATTGGGAATTCCGACTGTCCTGCCTGACCTTGGTTTGGCTGGAAACGACGCTCGCCAGAAGTGCATCAAGGCTTTCGAGGTGCAAGCTAGCCGATACCACAAAGGTGTCTATACTCGCAAGAGACACGAGCTTGAGGGCAAGATCGATGCCCGCCTCAAATCTCTCTACCAGAGCCAGTTGGCTGCTGCCCATAAGGCTGGCGTTGCTGCTTTTGGCGAGGCTGTTGccaacaa includes:
- a CDS encoding hypothetical protein (BUSCO:40105at5125) is translated as MLIKESHVDVPTTANGKDGTMRIFVFHPTIPGYPNARFPGVSLFSEIYQVTGPVARFARQIAGQGYIVAAPSSYHDFTGPEPLKYDVEDTDRGNKFKIEKTLESYDADSYATVDYLLSLPTCTGRIGSTGMCLGGHLAVRAALDPRISACVGYFATDIHSRTLGPYDAPNTSSTAPADSNHTLDLFHKFKGEVAMIFGVKDTHVPDAGRDLIRAKLREAGVVTSFYEFAWAQHAFIRDELSKGRYDPAITKICFEVLLELFGRVLKTDLGAKDGDVPAPEHDC
- the SEY1 gene encoding Dynamin-like GTPase that mediates homotypic ER fusion (TransMembrane:2 (o743-760i767-785o)~BUSCO:5016at5125) → MNGHFSAVGETPGAGSYEHGVQVIDEDKEFNTHISEYLQKTNVADSGFNYHLISVFGSQSTGKSTLLNNLFGTDFSVMSETERRQTTKGIWMSKNKRETSAGTPMSENILVMDVEGTDGRERGEDQDFERKSALFALATSEVLIVNIWEHQVGLYQGANMGLLKTVFEVNLQIFLKDKQSTPRSLLFFVIRDHLGTTPLGNLRTTLIQDLTKIWSSISKPQGLEGSRIEDYFDFGFAALPHKILQADKFTEEVQKLGARFTAGHRHGKPGLHGDQELEGGLFLSEYHRRIPADGFSVYAEGIWDQIVNNKDLDLPTQQELLAQFRCDEIAREVQIDFDVIIAPLEEKQSEATKLGIPTVLPDLGLAGNDARQKCIKAFEVQASRYHKGVYTRKRHELEGKIDARLKSLYQSQLAAAHKAGVAAFGEAVANKVKAGQKAGGQYEFAEIVANEKRKTLDIFGVEAQSLLIEGVAWTNFESQLRLFEKELDEESAKLRKEEMRRLATRVERWVRSRLGDAIGLEFNKLGSGRGGAGAPENGEKPETEKDLWDRVWKVFTGIVKEAEVRFAERAKSFDANSEEVEIGTWRLRRKSWNALREKIEEEVMEGNILLKLRENFEDKFRYDEAGVPRIWRPSDDIEGIYTKARESTLTLVPLLSRFRLSETYGPPDLPGFVGPQPSGVQASDEEDLAPIGGIDEEDGKSLEEEMTVLSEGKRQDLVVRFKKTADGVYVEAKRGAIGGVAQVPWYFYGLLLALGWNEILTVLRNPFLCLLILVIAGGTYLAYTLNLLGPMLSMSNAAMTQGVEIAKQQLRDFIANSDTARQAVGMPARQDSDNISMDTLDSRGKKANNSTAERDDIDDI
- a CDS encoding hypothetical protein (TransMembrane:6 (i123-144o172-200i212-235o255-276i486-509o521-541i)~BUSCO:5831at5125) codes for the protein MVNRHVSLSPRNSRHSHSGFVPLGGSNSNNSNDMEGIQLTTVRSNVSTRSGLRRANMGQPMSPDDSSSPTEKENLNSSHGHRGRRRRMGEGLARTGTGGDDASLNAMGRLYNKIINFSVVTRYLVYVVPVGLLLAIPLIVLAAIGKKDALPIGKFNNDGDRAGDDGPPLFKIFLWVLIMWLSCWAAKVVAWFLPSIFMFFTGVVSKGTRKYATVLGNLILPFSFFFWALASYVTFKNLWQDEDRSKTYVPWVRTMGRVLGALFVSSAVFLGEKAIVQLIGISYHQRSFANRIKESKREVHLLGLLFDASRTLFPLHCQEFSDEDAIINDSIEVMLRGKKGHKRNGSATPMKLIGEVGKVGDKVASVFGNLASEIAGKQVFNPNSAHSIVIEALEKTKSSEAMGRRIWMSYVVEGHESLTLDDFQEVLGPAYKDEAEEAFFMIDGDDNGDISLDEMVRKTVEIGVERKAIAEGMKDIGQALQAFDKILLVVVLLVVIFVFLAFFQSSFIATLTTAGTTLLSLSFIFAVTAQEFLGSCIFLFVKHPYDVGDRVDITSTKMVVNKISLLYSVFHRLDTMQTVQIPNIQLNNMWIENISRSKSMHETIEVNVSFDTSFEDIELLRIEMEKFVRLPENARDFQPDLSISVGGVGNLDKLLLYVTIAHKSNWHNDAVRSSRRSKFMCALALALKKVPIIAPGGGGEPLGGPTNPSYSVTVTDDFAKKSRDDAAKATDEARMVPTSKQENTAEAEAAAAEGFNARPAAAGLGVWDNSDNHTLDGHDDSRRSRDIETLRTDLKRESTRGRRKAGEAVPSLSLETAPRASIQLTQASPHSATHGPFDEEAETGMGSTPYHSNLAPGSSHQGSQGYQPYASSSNQYNTAHPLQRPGQGPPGPPPQGPPPAPQR